In Streptomyces rapamycinicus NRRL 5491, the genomic stretch ATGGAAGCTCTGCCTCTGGGAGTCCCGTGTACCCACACGTCGGGGTTGACGCCTCGGGCCTGGCTACGCTGCGCGCAACGGTCCTCGACTGTCTGCGCGGCTTCGTCCCCACCGCGTATGCCGTCCCCGCCCTCGCCACCCCACAGCCCGTCAGTCCAGCCGTCGGCACGGTCGACCGCCCCGGCCAGGCCGGTCCGTGCTACGCCCTGGCGGACGGCGGCGCCGCGGTCGGCAGACGCTCCCGCGGCTCCACCCCCACCGCCCGGCGCCCCGGCACCGACAGCGACAGCCGCCGCATGATGGACCTCGTCGAGCGCGCCCAGTCCGGAGAGGCCGAGGCGTTCGGCAGGCTCTACGACCAGTACGCCGACACGGTCTACCGCTACATCTACTACCGCGTGGGAGGCAAGGCCACAGCCGAGGACCTCACCAGCGAGACGTTCCTGCGCGCCCTGCGCCGCATCGGCACCTTCACCTGGCAGGGCCGCGACTTCGGCGCCTGGCTGGTGACCATCGCCCGCAACCTCGTCGCCGACCACTTCAAATCCAGCCGCTTCCGGCTGGAGGTCACCACCGGCGAGATGCTCGACGCCAACGAGGTCGAGCGCAGCCCCGAGGACTCCGTCCTCGAATCACTGTCCAACGCCGCCCTGCTGCAGGCGGTGCGAAAACTCAACCCGCAGCAGCAGGAGTGCGTGACGCTCCGCTTCCTCCAGGGCCTCTCGGTCGCCGAGACCGCCCGGGTCATGGGGAAGAACGAGGGTGCGATCAAAACGCTTCAGTACCGGGCCGTACGCACCCTGGCCCGGCTCCTCCCGGACGACGCCCGCTGACCGTCCGTAGCCTCCCGGCCACGGTCCGTCCGCCAGTGGGGAGGGCCTCCGGGCAGGGCGTAACCCGGGTGCTGCGCCGCTCGTTGTGGGGGATGCAGGCGCCTTGTGGTCGTAACCTGCTCGTGATCCACTCACTCGATCGGGTGGATGCGCGCATGGCACGGAACCCTCGGGTGTCCTGGGGAGTCGACCGTCACGACGAGAGGAGGTGCCGCCTGTGATCGCGAACGTATCGGCACACCGGCGGGCGAACGCCTTCGCCAAGGCCCTGGAGGCCCTGGAGGCCCTGGAGAGCAACCACCAGGCCGCCCGGGACGAGACGCCGCAGCAACAGCCAGGTTCCCCACCGGCGGAGAGCGCCGAGCGGAGACGGCTGCTGGCCCTGGCGAGCGGGCTGGGCGAGCTGCCGGCGCCGACATTGGACCCGGAGGTCCGCGCCACCCAGCGGGCGCAGCTGCTCGCCGCCATGGAGGCGGCCTTCGCCGAGGGGGCGCCGCGCGTGCCCGAGCAGCGCCGCCGCCCCAGTGGCGCCCACCGGGCCAAACCCCCGGTGGCAAGATTCCGCCCCCGTTCCCGCTGGTCCAAGGGGCTCGCGGCCGGGGGGCTCACGGTCGGCGTGGCGGCGGGCGCGTTCGGCGGCGTCGCCGCGGCCAGCTCGAACGCGCTGCCGGGCGACACCCTCTACGGGTTCAAGCGCGGAATGGAAGACCTCAAGCTCGAGATGGCGGACGGCGACGCCGACCGGGGCCGGATCTATCTGGACCAGGCCTCCACCCGGATGAGCGAGGCGCGCCGCCTGATGGAGCGGACCCGCACCGGCGATCTGGACCATGACTCGCTGGGCGAGATCCGCCGGGTCCTGGCCGGGATGCGCCATGACGCCTCCGAGGGCCACCGGCTGCTGCACCAGGTCTATGAGCGCGACGGCTCGCTCGGCCCGATCCAGCAGCTGTCCACCTTCTCCCAGGCCCACCGCGACGGCTGGAGCCGACTGTGCGAGCAGCTGCCGGTCCAGCTCATGGACGTCGGCGACGAGGTGAGCTCGGTCTTCGACGCCATAGACCAAGAGGTCGGTCCGCTGCGGGCGTTGCTGCCCACGAAGAAGGAGCAGCAGGCCCAGTCCGGCCCGCAGACCGGCCACCCGCCGCAGCGCGCGGGCGGGATGGACCCGGACGACCGCACGGCATCCGCCTCGGCCACCCCGAGCGGCAGCCGCACCGACGAGAAGACGGCCCCCGGCCCGCATCCGTCGTCCTCGGCGAGCACCCACAGCCAGAGCGGCGGCCTGGTGGGCGGAGCCGGCGACCTGCTGGAGCCGCCGCTCGGCGGCGGATCGAGCCCCAGCCCGTCCACGGGCAAGGGCGACCCGGGCGGCAAGCCGTCCCAGCCGGACATCACCATCCCCCCGCTGCTCCCGGACCTGCTGCCGGGCCTGAGCATCGACGGCGACGACACGAGGTGAAAAGGCCCTGGGGGTGGTGTACGGCGCACACCACCCCCAGGGACCAAGCGGTCAGAAGAACACCGACCGCCGCTGGACGAGCAGCTTATAAAGCGTGTGCTGGATCGTTTCTCGTACCTGGTCGGTCAGGTTGAACATCAGCATCGGGTCGTCCGCCGCCTCCGGCGGATGCCCGTCGGTGGGGATGGGCTCGCCGAACTGGATGGTCCACTTCGTCGGCAGCGGCACCGCGCCCAGCGGCCCGAGCAGCGGGAAGGTCGGCGTGATCGGGAAGTACGGAATGCCGAGCAGCCGGGCCAGGGTCCTCGCGTTCCCCACCATCGGGTAGATCTCCTCCGCGCCCACGATCGAGCACGGCACGATCGGCGCCCCCGCGCGCAGCGCCGTCGACACGAAGCCGCCCCGGCCGAAGCGCTGCAGCTTGTACCGCTCCGAGAACGGCTTGCCGATCCCCTTGAAGCCCTCCGGCATCACCCCGACCACCTCGCCGCGCTCCAGCAGCAGCTGGGCGTCCTCGGCGCAGGCGAGGGTGTGCCCGGCCTTGCGGGCCAGCTCGTTGATGACCGGCAGCACGAAGACCAGATCGGCCGCGAGCAGCCGCAGATGGCGCTTGACCGGGTGGTTGTCGTGCACGGCGACCTGGAGCATCAGCCCGTCCAGCGGCAGTACCCCGGAGTGGTTGGCGACGACGAGCGCGCCGCCGCTGTCGGGGATGTTCTCGATCCCCTTCACCTCGACCCGGAAGTACTTGTCGGACAGCGGGCGGAGCAGGGACATCAGCACCTGCTCGGTCAGATCGTGGTCGTAGCCGAAGTCGTCGACCTCGTAGTCCCCGGTGATCCGGCGGCGCAGAAAGCTCAGCCCGTGGGCCAGCTTGCGCTCCCAGTCGCCGCTGCCCGGGGCGGGCTTGGGCGGGCCGGGCGGCAGGGGCGGTACGGCCGCGGCCGCCGTCTGGGGGCGCTGTTCGAGCGCCTCGTCGCGCTGCTGCGGTACGGGCTTGAGCGAGCCCTGGGAGCGGCCGCCGCGGCCCAGCCGGGGGACCTTCTTCCGGGACGACCGGGGTTCCTCACCGAACGGAATGACCTTGGCGTCCGCCATGGTGGTTGCGCTCCTTAAGGCTGGGCGCCGGCGGGCAGCAGCGCGGCGAGCCGGTCGATGGTACGGGCGAGGGCCTCGGGCGGGAGCAGCCCGGGACCGCGGCTGTGCGCATAGTCCGCGAGGGCGCCGGCGGTGGTGTGCTCGGGTTCGAATCCCAGGGTCTCGCGCATCTGGGTGGTGGCCACGACCCGGCCGTGGGTGAGCAGCCGGACCTGCTCCGGCGAGAAGTCGGTGATGCCGAGGGACCGCAGCGCGGTGCGGGCCCAGCGCAGGGTGGGCAGCAGCAGCGGCAGGGTCGGGCGGCCGAGCCGCCGGGCGGCCTGGGAGAGCAGCAGCACCCCGTCTCCGGCGATGTTGAACGTGCCGCTGTTGAGCGTGGACCGGCGCGGCTCGGAGGCCGCGATCCGCAGCACCTCGATGGCGTCCTTCTCATGGACGAACTGGAGCCGCGGGTCGTAGCCGATGACGGTGGGCAGCACCGGCAGCGCGAAGTACTCGGCGAGCGGGGAGTCCGCGCACGGCCCCAGGATGTTGGCGAAGCGCAGCACGCACACCGCGACATCGGGGCGGCGCCGGGCGAAGCCGCGGACATATCCCTCGACCTCGACGGTGTCCTTGGCGAAGCCGCCGCTGGGGAGGGATTTGGGCGGGGTGGTCTCGCTGAAGACGGCGGGGTCGCGGGGCGCGGAGCCGTACACATTGGTGCTGGACTTCACCACCAGCCGCTGCACCGACGGGGCCTTCTGGCAGGCGCCGAGCAGCTGCATGGTGCCGATGACATTGGTCTCCTTGACCGAGGCGCGATTGCCGCGCGCGCCCAGCGGAGTGCCGTTGATATCCATGTGGACGACGGTGTGGACACCGTATTCGGCGAGCAGTTTCCCGATCGTGGGATGACGGATATCGGCCCGGACGAAGTCGGCGCCGCCGAGGTGGTGTTCGGGCGGTACGGCGTCCACCCCGATCACCCGCTCCACATCGGGTTCGCGCTGTATACGCCGGACGAAACGGCCTCCCAGCCGACGAGCGACACCGGTGACGAGCACGACCTTTCCCAAGATCAGCGCCTTCCTTCCCGCCCTCGTCCGAGCTGGGCTGTGCCGAACACCGTAACCGCTCGATCTTGCGCTGTGATGACCACTCGCCGCGCGGTGCGACGTTTTAAGCCGGGGCCAAAGGGGCGAACGTGGCTTCAGGCCGGTGCCACCCACGCACCGCAGCCCTCCCACCGGTGGTGGAAGGGCTGCGGGACGAACACAGCGTCGCTTGCTTACTTCTTGTTGCGACGCTGGACGCGCGTGCGCTTGAGCAGCTTGCGGTGCTTCTTCTTGGCCATCCGCTTGCGCCGCTTCTTGATAACAGAGCCCACGACTACCCTCGCTCACTTCGATTCACTCGGTGCGGGGCGTCCGAGCCCACACGACCTACATCGGGCCAGCCTACCCGGCGCCGAGCGAACCACGTAATCCGAGGGTCCTCCCCGGGCCCGGAAACGGCCTAGGCGGACTCCACCCCCACATACGATTCGCGGAGGTATTCATGAACCGCTTGCTCTGGGACCCGGAAAGACCTGCCCACCCGGATCGCCGGCAGATGACCACTGTGCACCAAGCGGTACACGGTCATCTTGGACACTCGCATCACCGAGGCGACTTCCGCCACGGTCAGAAACTGAACCTCGTTCAGAGGCCGTTCGCCAGCAGCCATGACAACACCTGAACCTTCCGCACATGTCGGGCACCGGCTTCCCCTCCGGTGACTCCTGGTCGCATGCGCGCTCCACCCCAGGTTAGGGGCGGGTGATGCAAGTGGGGAAGAGGAGTAGCGATCGGACGCCTACTGTGACAGACACGCTCGATTGAGTACATAGCGAGTAATCGGCCGGTAGTAACCAGACCGCACACCGTCATCAAGCGGAACGGCGACGGACACCCGCCCCTCGGCCTCCCCGACGAACAGCGCGGGGTCGTCCGTGTCCCCTGGCCCGATGGCCTCAAAGCCCAGCTGACCTGCTCCGCAGACCCATCCGTGGTCCCCGATGACAAGGCCCGGCAGAGGCCCGCCGGACGCCGCGGCACGGCCGAGGGCGACCCGAACCGGGAGCGGCGAATGGCTGTGGGCGCCCGGCTCACTCGCGGTCCGGCGAGCGCCGGGCGCCCGCACCATCGCGACACCTCGTACGTAGGTGAGCCGGTGAGTACGTACGCCGAATCGCGTCGTTATGTCGATACATCTACCCTGCGCGGGAGTGAGGACACGGCAGCCCGCCGCCGAGAGCGCCGACGCCAACGCGGCGTAGAAGCCGAGGAGACGGTGCGGATGGCCGGTGCCGAGGAGCACTGGGAGCCGGTCCCGGGCGGCCCCGCGCAGCCGATCCGCGAAGGCGTCCAGCGCGGCGATCGTCAGCTCCGGATCGATCACATCCGGCCCCGAAACATTGGCCGGATCGATCGAAACTCCGCATTTCTCGCCCATCAGGCCGAGCAATTCCATAAAGGACCAGTCGTGTTCGGGCTCCAACCCGAGCAGCACCCGGGGGTCCCGGGCCGCGAAGAGCCGATAGCGGCGCAGGCTCTCCTCCCGGCTCGTGGACACGGGCCCGGCGAGCCGCGCCGCCAGCAGATGCGCGCGCAGCGCCGCGGTACTCAACACACCACCGATGCTGGCGGACCCACCCCCTCGGCCGCCCGGATACGCGAACAGACCCCACGGTTGGCGTAACGGCCGCTACGAGGTGTCCGGCGGACCAGGGTCTTCCAGCCCCTCCAGGGGGCACCTCCCAGGGGTAGCTGGGGGAGATTGAGGAGCGGGGTCCGGGGCGGAGCCCCGTCTTCCAACCCCTCCGGCGCTCGAGGAGCGGGGCCTGGGGCGGAGCCCGGTCTTCCAGCCCCTCCGGCGCTTGAGGAGCGGGGCCTGGGGCGGAGCCCCAGTTGCGGGAAGGGGCGGGTAGGGGAAAGCAGCCCGCCGCAGGCATCACGATCCGCCGAACGCCCCTGGGCCGCAGCCGGTACACGGGCCGTGCTACGGGCTTTACGGCAGCAGCCCGTGGTGCGGGAAGACCGCCCGGCGCGTCGCCAGGATCGCCTGGTCCAGCCGGTCCGCGGGGTCGTACCCGGCCTCGTGGAAGTCCCGCCAGTCCGGCTCCCGCCCGTCCGTCATCCGCCGCGGCGCGTCCATCCGGGTCCGCCGGTACACCTCCTGGCGCCACTCCTCCGGCACCGGCGTGGTGGCCTCCACCGGCCGCCCGGCCGCGATCGCGACCAGATGCGTCCAGGACCGCGGCACCACGTCCACCACCGCGTAGCCGCCGCCCCCGAGCGCCACCCAGCGCCCGTCCGCGTGCTCGTGCGCCAGCCGGTGACAGCTCTCGGCGACCGCCCGCTGTGCGTCGACGGTCACCGCCAAGTGGGCCAGCGGGTCCTCGACATGGGTGTCCGCGCCGTGCTGGGTCACCAGCGCCTGGGGGCGGAACGCCGCAAGCAGCTCCGGGACCACCGCGTGGAAGGCCCGCAGCCAGCCCGCGTCCGAGGTCCCGGCCGGCAGCGCCAGATTGACCGCCGAGCCCTCGGCGCCCTCCCCGCCCGCCTCCTCCGGCCAGCCGGTCTGCGGGAACAGTGTCCGGGGGTGCTCGTGCAGCGAGATCGTCAGCACCCGCGGATCGTCCCAGAAGGCCGCCTGCACCCCGTCCCCGTGGTGGACGTCCACATCCACGTACGCGACCCGCTCCGCCCCCAGCTCCAGCAGCCGCGCGATCGCCAGCGCCGCGTCGTTGTAGATGCAGAACCCGGACGCGCCCCGGGGCATGGCGTGGTGCAGCCCGCCCGCGAAGTTCACCGCGTGCAGCGCCTCCCCGCGCCATACGTCCTCGGCCGCGCCCACCGACTGCCCGGCGATCAGCGCGGACGCCTCGTGCATCCCCGCGAAGGCCGGATCGTCGATCGTCCCGAGACCGTAGGAGCCGTCCGCCGCCTCCGGGGCGGCCGAGGCGCGGCGTACCGCCTCGATGTACTCCTGCCCGTGGACCAGGCGGAGGGTCGACTCCCCGGCCGGCTTGGCGGCCACCACCCGGACCGCCCGGTCCAGCCCGTACGCCTGCACCAACCGCATGGTCAGCGCCAACCGCACCGGGTCCATCGGATGCCCGGCGCCGAAGTCGTATCCGGTTACTTCCTCATCCCACATCAACTGTGCGCGGCCGCTCATGCCCGTCACCGTATCCGGCTGGTACAGGGCTGAACGACCTCGCGTACCGGATCGTCATCAGCACGAGCGCCATCGGCACCAGCATCGCCGCACGGTAGTTCCACGCCCCGCCGAGCGCGCCGACGAGCGGGGAGCCTATGAGGAAGCCCACGTAGTTGAAGATGTTGAGGCGCGCGACGGCGGCGTCGGAGGCCCCGGGGAAGAGCCGCCCCGCGGCCGCGAAGGTCTGCGGCACCAGTACGCACAACCCGAGCCCCAGCAGCGTGAACCCGGCCATCCCCACCCACGCCCCGGGCGCCGCCGCGACCACCGCGAAGCCGCCGCCGGCGAGCAGCGCCCCGGCCCGGACCACGGCGACCGCGCCGAAGCGCCGCACCCCGAGGTCGCCGAAGGAGCGGCCGAGCAGCGTGGTGACCATATAGACGTTGTACGGGACCGTGGCCAGCTGCTCGGAGCTGTGCAGCACGTCCTCCAGATACTTGGCGCTCCAGTTGGAGACGGTGGAGTCGCCGATGTAGGCGAAGGCCATGACGAGACAGAGCGGCAGCAGTACGCGCATGCTCGCGGTGGCCTCGCCCCGCACCACTTCGCTCGGCTCGGCGCCCTGGTGATCGACGTACCAGCGGCTGGCGACCAGCGCGACGGGCACGAGCGTGGCCACCAGCGGCGCGTAGAGCGTGGGCAGCGGCAGATCCCAGTGCGCCCCCGCCCAGGCGAGCGAGGCCCCGGCGATCCCGCCCAGGCTGTACGCGCCGTGGAAGCCGAGCATGATGCTGCGCCCGTACGCGCGCTGGAGGCTCACCCCGAGCATGTTCATCGACGCGTCGAGCGCACCGACCGTCAGCCCGAACACCGCGAGCGCCACGGCGAGCTGCCACACCGCCGTCCCCGATCCCGCGGACAGCAGGGCGAGGGAGACGATGGGCTGCACCACGCGGAGGACCAGCCCCGGACGCATCCGCTTGACGAGATGCTCGGTGGCGACACTGCCCACCCCGGCGAGGATCGGCACGGCGGCCAGGAAGAGGGGCAGCAGCCCATCGGATATCCCGTACCGGTCCTGGAGCGCGGGTATGCGCGTCACCAGCAGAGCGAAGATCGCGCCCTGGACGAAGAAGCTGATGGCCAATGAGGCCCGGCCCTGCCGGAGCCGGCGGCTCGGACGCGAATCCGTCATGGGCGTGGAGCGTACGGCCCCGGGCTACCTGTGGGTAGAGGTGAGCAGCCCTCGCAGTTCGGCCATCTCCACGAAGAGGCCCCGGGCCGCGGAGAGTTTGGCGGCGGGTGTCATGGCCGTGTAGCCGTACACATCCATCCCGGCGGCCAGGGCGGCCTGGACCCCGAGCGGGCTGTCCTCGACGACGGCACAGCGCTCGGGCGCCACGCGCATGCACTCGGCCGCGTGCAGGAACAGATCCGGGGCGGGCTTGCCCCGGCCCACGTCCTCGGAGCTGAAGATGTGGTCCTCACCGAAGAGGTCGTACAGCCCGGTCGTACGGAGGGCGACGCGGATGCGCTCATGGCTTCCGGAGGAGGCGACGCAGTACGGCACGCCGTCGGCCCGCAGCTTCTCCAGCACCTCGGCCACACCGGTCACCGGCCGCAGCTCGCGGCGGAAGGCGTCGAAGACCCGGCCGTGGAAGGTGGTGTCGAAGTCCGGCGGAAGCCGACGGCCCGAGCGCTCGAGGACCAGGTCGTGGATGCGATGCATGGCGGAGCCCATGTAGTCGCGTATGGAGTCCTCGTAACTGGTGGGGTGCCCCAACTCGGTGAGGTAGGCGGCGAGAAGCCGGTTGGAGATGGGCTCGCTGTCGACGAGCACTCCGTCGTTGTCGAAGATGACCAGGTCATAGCGCATATGGCCAGCCTACAAACAGAAATGAGAAAAGCCCGGTCAAGAGCCGAAGCTCCCAACCGGGCTTTTCATAAAATTTGTTCGGCGGCGTCCTACTCTCCCACAGGGTCCCCCCTGCAGTACCATCGGCGCTGAAAGGCTTAGCTTCCGGGTTCGGAATGTAACCGGGCGTTTCCCTAACGCAATGACCACCGAAACACTATGAAACACACCACCGGACCCACCCACACCCAAAAACATAGAAGTATGGGGGTCGGACGGTTCGTTGCTTCAGAACCAACACAGTGGACGCGAGCACCTGAGGACAAGCCCTCGGCCTATTAGTACCAGTCAACTCCACCGGTCACCCGGCTTCCATATCTGGCCTATCAACCCAGTCGTCTACTGGGAGCCTTAACCCATCAAGTGGGTGGGAGCCCTCATCTCGAAGCAGGCTTCCCGCTTAGATGCTTTCAGCGGTTATCCCTCCCGAACGTAGCCAACCAGCCATGCCCTTGGCAGAACAACTGGCACACCAGAGGTTCGTCCGTCCCGGTCCTCTCGTACTAGGGACAGCCCTTCTCAAGACTCCTACGCGCACAGCGGATAGGGACCGAACTGTCTCACGACGTTCTAAACCCAGCTCGCGTACCGCTTTAATGGGCGAACAGCCCAACCCTTGGGACCGACTCCAGCCCCAGGATGCGACGAGCCGACATCGAGGTGCCAAACCATCCCGTCGATATGGACTCTTGGGGAAGATCAGCCTGTTATCCCCGGGGTACCTTTTATCCGTTGAGCGACGGCGCTTCCACAAGCCACCGCCGGATCACTAGTCCCGACTTTCGTCCCTGCTCGACCCGTCGGTCTCACAGTCAAGCTCCCTTGTGCACTTACACTCAACACCTGATTGCCAACCAGGCTGAGGGAACCTTTGGGCGCCTCCGTTACCCTTTAGGAGGCAACCGCCCCAGTTAAACTACCCACCAGACACTGTCCCTGATCCGGATCACGGACCCAGGTTAGACATCCAGCACGACCAGAGTGGTATTTCAACAATGACTCCCCCCGAACTGGCGTCCAGAGTTCACAGTCTCCCACCTATCCTACACAAGCCGAACCGAACACCAATATCAAGCTATAGTAAAGGTCCCGGGGTCTTTCCGTCCTGCTGCGCGAAACGAGCATCTTTACTCGTAATGCAATTTCACCGGGCCTATGGTTGAGACAGTCGAGAAGTCGTTACGCCATTCGTGCAGGTCGGAACTTACCCGACAAGGAATTTCGCTACCTTAGGATGGTTATAGTTACCACCGCCGTTTACTGGCGCTTAAGTTCTCAGCCTCGCCGACCCGAAAGTCGACTAACCGGTCCCCTTAACGTTCCAGCACCGGGCAGGCGTCAGTCCGTATACATCGCCTTACGGCTTCGCACGGACCTGTGTTTTTAGTAAACAGTCGCTTCTCGCTGGTCTCTGCGGCCACCACCAGCTCAAGGAGAAAATCCCATCACCAGCAATGGCCCCCCTTCTCCCGAAGTTACGGGGGCATTTTGCCGAGTTCCTTAACCATAGTTCACCCGAACGCCTCGGTATTCTCTACCTGACCACCTGAGTCGGTTTAGGGTACGGGCCGCCATGAAACTCGCTAGAGGCTTTTCTCGACAGCATAGGATCATCCACTTCACCACAATCGGCTCGGCATCAGGTCTCACCCACATGAGAGACGGATTTACCTACCCCTCGGGCTACACCCTTACCCCGGGACAACCACCGCCCGGGCTGGACTACCTTCCTGCGTCACCCCATCACTTACCTACTACCACCTTGGATCAGCGGCTCCACCACTCCCCTCAACTCCGAAGAGATCAGGGCGGCTTCACGGCCTTAGCATCAGAGGATTCGATACTGGGCGTTTCAAAGCGGGTACCGGAATATCAACCGGTTGTCCATCGACTACGCCTGTCGGCCTCGCCTTAGGTCCCGACTTACCCTGGGCAGATCAGCTTGACCCAGGAACCCTTAGTCAATCGGCGCACACGTTTCCCACGTGTGTATCGCTACTCATGCCTGCATTCTCACTCGTGAACCATCCACAACTCGCTTACACGGCTGCTTCACCCGGCACACGACGCTCCCCTACCCATCACAGCCCCCGTTAGGGGTGCATGCTGCAATGACACGACTTCGGCGGTACGCTTGAGCCCCGCTACATTGTCGGCGCGGAATCACTTGACCAGTGAGCTATTACGCACTCTTTCAAGGATGGCTGCTTCTAAGCCAACCTCCTGGTTGTCTCTGCGACTCCACATCCTTTCCCACTTAGCGTACGCTTAGGGGCCTTAGTCGATGCTCTGGGCTGTTTCCCTCTCGACCATGGAGCTTATCCCCCACAGTCTCACTGCCGCGCTCTCACTTACCGGCATTCGGAGTTTGGCTAAGGTCAGTAACCCGGTAGGGCCCATCGCCTATCCAGTGCTCTACCTCCGGCAAGAAACACACGACGCTGCACCTAAATGCATTTCGGGGAGAACCAGCTATCACGGAGTTTGATTGGCCTTTCACCCCTAACCACAGGTCATCCCCCAGGTTTTCAACCCTGGTGGGTTCGGTCCTCCACGAAGTCTTACCTCCGCTTCAACCTGCCCATGGCTAGATCACTCCGCTTCGGGTCTTGAGCGCGCTACTGAATCGCCCTATTCGGACTCGCTTTCGCTACGGCTCCCCCACACGGGTTAACCTCGCAACACACCGCAAACTCGCAGGCTCATTCTTCAAAAGGCACGCAGTCACGACCGTGCTCCGAAGAACACGGCGACGCTCCCACGGCTTGTAGGCACACGGTTTCAGGTACTATTTCACTCCGCTCCCGCGGTACTTTTCACCATTCCCTCACGGTACTATCCGCTATCGGTCACCAGGGAATATTTAGGCTTAGCGGGTGGTCCCGCCAGATTCACACGGGATTTCTCGGGCCCCGTGCTACTTGGGTATCGCACAAGCAAGTTGCTGACATTTCAGCTACGGGGGTCTTACCCTCTACGCCGGGCCTTTCGCATGCCCTTCGCCTACATCAACAATTTCTGACTCACCCAGCCGCCGGCAGACGACTGAAGTACGAACCCACAACCCCGTACGCGCAACCCCTGCCGGGTATCACACACATACGGTTTAGCCTCATCCAGTTTCGCTCGCCACTACTCCCGGAATCACGGTTGTTTTCTCTTCCTGCGGGTACTGAGATGTTTCACTTCCCCGCGTTCCCTCCACATACCCTATGTGTTCAGGTATGGGTGACAGCCCATGACGACTGCCGGGTTTCCCCATTCGGACACCCCCGGATCAAAGCTCGGTTGACAGCTCCCCGGGGCCTATCGCGGCCTCCCACGTCCTTCATCGGTTCCTGGTGCCAAGGCATCCACCGTGCGCCCTTAAAAACTTGGCCACAGATGCTCGCGTCCACTGTGCAGTTCTCAAACAACGACCCGTACCCCGTCACCCACACCCTTGGCGTGGTACACCGGGACCGGCCCGAAGACACAAGCAGCATTCCTGCCCGCACCCTCAGACACCCAACAGCGTGCCCGACACCCTCGCCCCCCTCTATCACGTTCCACGCCGAAGCAGTACTAGCGACCAGAGCAGGCCAAGTGTGCCGAATAGTCAACGTTCCACCCATGAGCAACCGTGCAGGACATCTGCCCGCAGTCGGCTATGTGCTCCTTAGAAAGGAGGTGATCCAGCCGCACCTTCCGGTACGGCTACCTTGTTACGACTTCGTCCCAATCGCCAGTCCCACCTTCGACAGCTCCCTCCACAAGGGTTGGGCCACCGGCTTCGGGTGTTACCGACTTTCGTGACGTGACGGGCGGTGTGTACAAGGCCCGGGAACGTATTCACCGCAGCAATGCTGATCTGCGATTACTAGCGACTCCGACTTCATGGGGTCGAGTTGCAGACCCCAATCCGAACTGAGACCGGCTTTTTGAGATTCGCTCCACCTCACGGCTTCGCAGCTCATTGTACCGGCCATTGTAGCACGTGTGCAGCCCAAGACATAAGGGGCATGATGACTTGACGTCGTCCCCACCTTCCTCCGAGTTGACCCCGGCAGTCTCCTGTGAGTCCCCATCACCCCGAAAGGCATGCTGGCAACACAGAACAAGGGTTGCGCTCGTTGCGGGACTTAACCCAACATCTCACGACACGAGCTGACGACAGCCATGCACCACCTGTACACCGACCACAAGGGGGCACCCATCTCTGGATGTTTCCGATGTATGTCAAGCCTTGGTAAGGTTCTTCGCGTTGCGTCGAATTAAGCCACATGCTCCGCCGCTTGTGCGGGCCCCCGTCAATTCCTTTGAGTTTTAGCCTTGCGGCCGTACTCCCCAGGCGGGGAACTTAATG encodes the following:
- a CDS encoding ECF subfamily RNA polymerase sigma factor, BldN family translates to MYPHVGVDASGLATLRATVLDCLRGFVPTAYAVPALATPQPVSPAVGTVDRPGQAGPCYALADGGAAVGRRSRGSTPTARRPGTDSDSRRMMDLVERAQSGEAEAFGRLYDQYADTVYRYIYYRVGGKATAEDLTSETFLRALRRIGTFTWQGRDFGAWLVTIARNLVADHFKSSRFRLEVTTGEMLDANEVERSPEDSVLESLSNAALLQAVRKLNPQQQECVTLRFLQGLSVAETARVMGKNEGAIKTLQYRAVRTLARLLPDDAR
- a CDS encoding DUF5667 domain-containing protein; this translates as MIANVSAHRRANAFAKALEALEALESNHQAARDETPQQQPGSPPAESAERRRLLALASGLGELPAPTLDPEVRATQRAQLLAAMEAAFAEGAPRVPEQRRRPSGAHRAKPPVARFRPRSRWSKGLAAGGLTVGVAAGAFGGVAAASSNALPGDTLYGFKRGMEDLKLEMADGDADRGRIYLDQASTRMSEARRLMERTRTGDLDHDSLGEIRRVLAGMRHDASEGHRLLHQVYERDGSLGPIQQLSTFSQAHRDGWSRLCEQLPVQLMDVGDEVSSVFDAIDQEVGPLRALLPTKKEQQAQSGPQTGHPPQRAGGMDPDDRTASASATPSGSRTDEKTAPGPHPSSSASTHSQSGGLVGGAGDLLEPPLGGGSSPSPSTGKGDPGGKPSQPDITIPPLLPDLLPGLSIDGDDTR
- a CDS encoding lysophospholipid acyltransferase family protein; its protein translation is MADAKVIPFGEEPRSSRKKVPRLGRGGRSQGSLKPVPQQRDEALEQRPQTAAAAVPPLPPGPPKPAPGSGDWERKLAHGLSFLRRRITGDYEVDDFGYDHDLTEQVLMSLLRPLSDKYFRVEVKGIENIPDSGGALVVANHSGVLPLDGLMLQVAVHDNHPVKRHLRLLAADLVFVLPVINELARKAGHTLACAEDAQLLLERGEVVGVMPEGFKGIGKPFSERYKLQRFGRGGFVSTALRAGAPIVPCSIVGAEEIYPMVGNARTLARLLGIPYFPITPTFPLLGPLGAVPLPTKWTIQFGEPIPTDGHPPEAADDPMLMFNLTDQVRETIQHTLYKLLVQRRSVFF
- a CDS encoding NAD-dependent epimerase/dehydratase family protein — translated: MGKVVLVTGVARRLGGRFVRRIQREPDVERVIGVDAVPPEHHLGGADFVRADIRHPTIGKLLAEYGVHTVVHMDINGTPLGARGNRASVKETNVIGTMQLLGACQKAPSVQRLVVKSSTNVYGSAPRDPAVFSETTPPKSLPSGGFAKDTVEVEGYVRGFARRRPDVAVCVLRFANILGPCADSPLAEYFALPVLPTVIGYDPRLQFVHEKDAIEVLRIAASEPRRSTLNSGTFNIAGDGVLLLSQAARRLGRPTLPLLLPTLRWARTALRSLGITDFSPEQVRLLTHGRVVATTQMRETLGFEPEHTTAGALADYAHSRGPGLLPPEALARTIDRLAALLPAGAQP
- a CDS encoding 30S ribosomal protein bS22; the protein is MGSVIKKRRKRMAKKKHRKLLKRTRVQRRNKK
- a CDS encoding helix-turn-helix domain-containing protein; protein product: MAAGERPLNEVQFLTVAEVASVMRVSKMTVYRLVHSGHLPAIRVGRSFRVPEQAVHEYLRESYVGVESA
- a CDS encoding phosphatase — its product is MLSTAALRAHLLAARLAGPVSTSREESLRRYRLFAARDPRVLLGLEPEHDWSFMELLGLMGEKCGVSIDPANVSGPDVIDPELTIAALDAFADRLRGAARDRLPVLLGTGHPHRLLGFYAALASALSAAGCRVLTPAQGRCIDITTRFGVRTHRLTYVRGVAMVRAPGARRTASEPGAHSHSPLPVRVALGRAAASGGPLPGLVIGDHGWVCGAGQLGFEAIGPGDTDDPALFVGEAEGRVSVAVPLDDGVRSGYYRPITRYVLNRACLSQ